Proteins encoded in a region of the Clostridium beijerinckii genome:
- a CDS encoding phage replisome organizer N-terminal domain-containing protein: protein MKERRYVRFRVDMYEDTKFKIIDRMPERDVIYYIWTRIVILAGRVNLDGNLYMSKNIPYTLKTLAIEFNRDENQVKLALDTFIDLEMVEVVEENIYKVKNFAKHQNIKTKVKDITEDKEKMSKKDSKLKSEETKSVENIYDEKHDGEEEIGNEIIEKQQRKDNNAGDIENTGETKNNIEIKNAGISDNKNIISTGKINSGLKDHIPVPLIMNKNKKSKKDVRKNTDIQVTDEEDDEFGFYEGDRKPLGKGESVFSEFSF, encoded by the coding sequence ATGAAAGAGAGAAGATATGTAAGATTCAGAGTTGATATGTATGAGGATACAAAATTTAAAATAATAGATAGAATGCCAGAAAGAGATGTTATTTATTATATTTGGACTAGAATTGTAATTTTAGCTGGGAGAGTTAATCTAGATGGCAACTTATATATGTCAAAGAACATTCCATATACATTAAAGACTTTAGCTATAGAATTTAATAGAGATGAAAATCAAGTAAAATTGGCATTAGATACATTTATAGATTTAGAAATGGTCGAAGTTGTTGAAGAAAATATTTATAAAGTAAAGAATTTTGCAAAGCATCAAAATATCAAAACAAAGGTAAAAGATATCACTGAGGATAAAGAAAAAATGAGTAAAAAGGATAGTAAGTTAAAAAGCGAAGAGACTAAAAGTGTTGAAAATATCTATGATGAAAAACATGATGGTGAAGAAGAGATTGGCAATGAAATTATTGAAAAGCAACAGCGGAAAGATAACAATGCGGGTGATATAGAGAATACCGGTGAGACTAAGAATAACATAGAAATTAAAAATGCAGGAATCAGCGATAATAAGAACATAATAAGCACGGGAAAAATTAATAGCGGACTGAAAGACCATATCCCTGTACCTTTAATAATGAATAAAAATAAGAAGTCAAAGAAAGATGTAAGGAAAAATACTGATATTCAGGTTACCGACGAGGAGGATGATGAATTCGGTTTTTATGAAGGGGATAGGAAGCCTTTAGGTAAAGGCGAAAGTGTATTTAGTGAGTTTTCTTTTTAG
- a CDS encoding MFS transporter: MNKALENKNFSNKLLLILSIICAIIVANLYYDQVLLTNISNDFFMPASSSGKLVTAIQMGYTMGLLFIVPLGDRYSRKLLVILSIICSAILLYLMTLVSTFNLIVIVGFFMGISSVSAQLIIPFVSSNISSEKRGIIVGHLLTGVFLGVLLGRVLGGVLGQLIGWRGVHEFAAIVLLIFAVYLFYSLPKDNVEKESSYKNIILSLPPLLKKEKVLRETIVFGAAAFCAFNIFWVSLSFILESSPYNYGSAIVGLFGFLGIAGALAAGFSGKLTNSKKVSLWNLFALAIMFISFLILGIGWSKLIIIILVTFTLDVGSRMNMSLNQGRIYKLSLQNHSRLNSLYMVGYYLGGSLGSWISTSVYHSFGVIGITIASCSVLLLACVYYLITNNLLNRENNTKSSSAFTSKNQPTHQ, translated from the coding sequence ATGAATAAAGCTTTAGAAAACAAAAATTTTTCAAACAAATTATTATTAATTTTATCAATTATTTGTGCAATTATAGTAGCTAATTTGTACTACGATCAAGTTTTATTGACCAATATTTCCAATGATTTTTTTATGCCTGCTTCATCATCTGGTAAGCTTGTAACAGCTATACAGATGGGCTATACAATGGGATTGTTGTTCATTGTTCCACTAGGAGACAGGTATAGTAGAAAACTATTAGTCATTTTAAGTATTATTTGTTCAGCTATATTATTATATTTAATGACTTTAGTCTCTACCTTTAATTTAATAGTAATTGTAGGCTTTTTTATGGGGATTTCAAGTGTTTCGGCACAGCTTATAATCCCATTTGTTTCGTCAAATATTTCGTCAGAAAAACGAGGTATAATAGTTGGTCACTTATTAACCGGAGTATTTCTTGGAGTTTTACTCGGTAGAGTTCTAGGTGGAGTTCTAGGCCAATTAATTGGCTGGAGAGGAGTACATGAATTTGCAGCAATAGTTCTATTAATTTTTGCAGTATACTTATTTTATTCTCTCCCAAAGGATAATGTAGAAAAGGAAAGTTCATATAAAAATATCATACTATCTTTACCTCCATTATTAAAAAAAGAAAAAGTATTAAGAGAAACAATAGTTTTTGGTGCTGCTGCCTTTTGTGCCTTTAATATTTTCTGGGTCTCATTGTCCTTTATTTTAGAAAGTTCTCCTTATAATTATGGAAGTGCAATAGTTGGACTCTTCGGCTTTTTAGGTATAGCAGGTGCGTTAGCCGCTGGATTTTCTGGAAAACTTACAAATAGCAAAAAAGTAAGCTTATGGAACCTTTTTGCTTTAGCTATAATGTTTATCTCTTTTTTAATCTTAGGTATAGGCTGGTCTAAACTTATAATTATAATTCTTGTGACCTTTACTTTAGATGTTGGTTCAAGAATGAATATGTCTTTAAACCAAGGACGTATTTATAAACTTAGTCTCCAAAATCACAGTAGATTAAATTCCCTTTACATGGTTGGATATTACTTAGGTGGGTCCCTTGGTTCATGGATAAGTACCTCTGTATATCATTCATTTGGTGTTATTGGAATTACAATTGCAAGTTGCAGTGTACTTTTACTAGCGTGTGTTTATTATTTAATCACTAATAATCTTTTAAATAGAGAAAATAACACTAAATCCTCAAGTGCATTTACCTCTAAAAATCAACCAACTCATCAGTAA
- a CDS encoding nitroreductase family protein, translating to MNLITVNQDKCIKCGLCVNECPERVLELSENGPKEICGDECISCGHCVAICPMKAIDNIKTPLANQTSSKKFPKLSPEEAENFLRSRRSIRSYKETPVQREKLIDLVNIAHFAPSGHNLQGISYTIIDDRKILDKAVKIVIEEFEKDNVSSEFTKPYREKGIDTILRGASSLVLATANSNFPRGRENSILSLTYLELYAPTLGLGSCWAGMFERIAMKDNSPLLKLFNIPENKKITGAIMVGYPKYTYPRLVDKDPLEVTFINQ from the coding sequence ATGAATTTGATAACTGTAAATCAAGATAAATGTATTAAATGTGGTTTGTGCGTAAATGAGTGCCCAGAACGTGTATTAGAACTTAGTGAAAATGGACCTAAAGAAATTTGCGGTGATGAGTGTATTTCCTGTGGTCATTGTGTAGCTATATGCCCAATGAAAGCAATTGATAATATAAAAACACCATTAGCCAATCAAACCAGCTCGAAAAAATTTCCAAAACTAAGTCCTGAGGAAGCAGAAAACTTTCTTCGTTCAAGGCGTTCAATCCGTTCATATAAAGAAACTCCTGTCCAAAGAGAAAAATTAATAGATCTTGTGAATATTGCACATTTTGCTCCTAGTGGACATAATCTTCAAGGAATATCTTATACTATCATTGATGATAGAAAAATACTTGATAAAGCTGTTAAAATTGTCATTGAAGAATTTGAAAAGGATAATGTATCGAGTGAATTTACAAAGCCATACCGTGAAAAAGGAATTGATACAATTTTGCGTGGAGCATCTAGCCTTGTCCTAGCAACTGCTAATTCAAACTTTCCACGAGGAAGAGAAAATTCAATTCTTTCATTAACATATTTGGAGCTATATGCGCCAACACTAGGCTTAGGATCATGTTGGGCGGGGATGTTTGAAAGAATTGCTATGAAAGATAATTCTCCATTACTTAAATTATTTAACATCCCTGAAAATAAGAAAATCACTGGTGCTATTATGGTGGGATATCCTAAATATACTTATCCAAGATTAGTTGATAAAGATCCATTAGAGGTTACTTTTATAAATCAGTAA
- a CDS encoding helix-turn-helix domain-containing protein, with protein sequence MISKNKELGLFLKKKRSTLRPEQFGLKFDKKRRVKGLKREEVADLAGVSIDWYVRIEQGQDVNPSIDVLLSLSRVLQLNNEEKIYLFNLSDKKLPVEDFAAVTISNTLQKFLDNQNPSIAYVTDSKLTMIGWNMAALKVYGNYEEMNEKERNSVWRAFNDDYLKELLDNWEGHSKLRVEQLRANYGYYENDNTINAIINELNEKDPLFNKWWNNQGIMGTPEGQKLLHHPLVGDLYLSYISFRSTEIEGASITIQMPIDDDTKNKLKQLILE encoded by the coding sequence ATGATATCTAAAAACAAAGAACTTGGATTATTTTTAAAAAAGAAAAGATCCACATTAAGACCAGAACAATTTGGACTCAAATTTGATAAAAAAAGAAGGGTGAAAGGATTAAAGAGAGAGGAAGTCGCTGATTTAGCTGGAGTAAGTATTGACTGGTATGTGCGTATTGAACAAGGACAAGATGTTAATCCATCAATAGATGTGTTACTTTCCTTGAGTAGAGTTTTGCAATTAAATAATGAAGAAAAAATATATTTATTTAATTTATCAGATAAGAAATTACCTGTAGAAGACTTTGCAGCTGTTACTATTTCTAATACATTACAAAAATTCTTAGACAATCAAAATCCAAGTATAGCTTATGTTACTGATAGTAAATTAACAATGATTGGATGGAATATGGCGGCACTAAAAGTTTATGGTAATTATGAAGAAATGAATGAAAAAGAAAGAAACTCGGTTTGGAGAGCTTTTAATGATGATTATCTAAAAGAACTGTTAGATAATTGGGAAGGGCATTCTAAATTGCGTGTTGAACAATTGAGAGCAAATTACGGCTATTATGAGAATGATAATACAATAAATGCAATTATAAATGAATTAAATGAAAAAGATCCTCTATTTAATAAATGGTGGAATAATCAAGGTATTATGGGAACACCAGAAGGTCAAAAACTTTTGCATCATCCTTTAGTAGGGGATTTATACTTAAGTTATATTTCATTTAGGTCCACAGAAATAGAGGGAGCAAGTATCACCATTCAAATGCCTATAGATGATGACACGAAAAATAAATTAAAACAGCTTATCTTAGAATAA
- a CDS encoding bifunctional helix-turn-helix transcriptional regulator/GNAT family N-acetyltransferase, with the protein MRNEEIIRKEVRLIVRELGLLNHNCLNSELTLAQAHILNYIKQNGKTPFNELLINLGIDKASLSRILNNLEAKNYLELKKSEADKRMKDICILPLGIEAINSGDHEANKFINDILNLGDSEDTENIVGAFRLFRVLALKNNLKKNDSRILIERISENYIKEAIKLATEVFTNEQSIPAELVPVSENLKPIWWCARVGEDIIGVVSAWKEKDKWHWGRFAVDKRLRGIGIGQKLAIASLKEIFNSYTDEIYIEARDATLNMLMKFECKVIGEAEDFYGEPVTPIILSKNNFIKRCN; encoded by the coding sequence ATGAGAAACGAAGAGATAATTAGAAAAGAGGTAAGATTAATTGTGAGAGAATTAGGGCTGCTTAATCACAATTGCTTAAATTCTGAATTGACACTAGCTCAAGCTCATATATTAAATTACATAAAACAAAATGGAAAAACTCCTTTTAATGAATTGCTAATAAATTTGGGTATTGATAAGGCTTCATTAAGCAGGATACTTAATAATCTGGAGGCTAAAAATTATTTGGAGCTGAAGAAATCTGAAGCTGATAAAAGAATGAAAGATATTTGTATTCTTCCATTAGGTATTGAGGCTATAAATAGTGGAGACCATGAAGCAAATAAATTTATTAATGATATTTTAAATTTAGGTGATAGTGAGGATACAGAAAATATTGTAGGAGCATTTAGATTATTTCGCGTTCTTGCATTAAAAAACAATCTCAAGAAGAATGATTCTAGAATATTAATAGAAAGAATTTCTGAAAATTATATAAAAGAAGCAATTAAATTAGCAACAGAAGTATTTACTAATGAGCAAAGTATTCCAGCAGAATTGGTTCCAGTGAGTGAAAATTTAAAACCAATTTGGTGGTGCGCAAGAGTGGGAGAAGATATTATTGGCGTAGTATCAGCATGGAAAGAAAAAGACAAATGGCATTGGGGAAGATTTGCCGTTGATAAAAGATTGAGAGGCATAGGAATAGGTCAAAAGCTTGCTATAGCTTCATTAAAAGAAATTTTTAATTCTTATACTGACGAAATTTACATTGAAGCAAGAGATGCAACTCTAAATATGTTAATGAAATTTGAATGCAAAGTAATTGGAGAGGCAGAAGATTTTTATGGTGAACCTGTAACTCCAATAATATTAAGTAAAAATAATTTTATTAAGAGATGTAATTAA